In Cheilinus undulatus linkage group 16, ASM1832078v1, whole genome shotgun sequence, one DNA window encodes the following:
- the LOC121523842 gene encoding zinc finger protein OZF-like translates to MFLKSPGFRICQLFQEVQLLSVCKEEVSLVHMEMNSSLSQDVIKPLHIKVEPEEIWSSQEGEQLPGPENANKIKFTFVPVPVKSEEDEKPQSTHLYQRQPELVETGEYCSEPGVSRSPDSEKYLQLETEIMSEDFSGTETDDSNDWSEKTEHQAGSNSVVKHPNKSRKRDEKPHCCSVCGKRFNHKGHLRDHMRIHTGEKPYSCSECGQGFKLNVNLKRHMGIHTGTKPFSCPECGKGFNQKQHVINHMVIHTGEKPFSCSECGKSFSWQSILAKHVKIHVKEKAIGQSECEERLNQDKHMLVNTVQKLFRCSECGQSFHRKGNLTTHTRTHSGEKPFRCSECGKTFSHRSNLVTHRRTHSGEKPFSCSECGKKFSQQHHVTYHMRHHTGDKPFSCFECGKSFTLNGNLTRHMFCSHASETHQLN, encoded by the coding sequence CTTTTCCAGGAGGTCCAGCTGCTTTCAGTGTGTAAAGAAGAGGTTTCCCTTGTTCACATGGAGATGAACTCCAGTCTAAGCCAGGATGTTATCAAGCCTCTCCACATCAAAGTGGAACCAGAGGAAATATGGAGCAGTCAGGAGGGAGAGCAGCTTCCCGGGCCAGAGAATGCTAATAAAATCAAGTTCACTTTTGTCCCTGTTCCTGTGAAGAGTGAAGAAGATGAGAAACCTCAGTCCACACATCTTTATCAGAGACAGCCTGAACTTGTGGAAACAGGAGAGTACTGTAGTGAACCTGGAGTATCCAGGAGCCCTGATTCAGAGAAATATTTACAATTAGAGACTGAGATCATGAGTGAGGACTTCTCTGGGactgagactgatgacagtaatGACTGGAGTGAGAAAACAGAACACCAGGCAGGTTCAAATTCAGTGGTGAAACACCCAAATAAGAGTAGAAAAAGAGATGAGAAACCAcactgctgctctgtgtgtggtaaaagatttaatcATAAAGGTCATCTTAGAGatcacatgagaattcacactggagagaaaccctaCAGCTGCTCTGAATGTGGTCAAGGATTTAAACTCAATGTAAATCTAAAAAGACATATGGGAATTCACACAGGAACAAAGCCCTTCAGCTGTCCTGAGTGTGGTAAAGGATTTAACCAAAAACAACATGTTATTAATCATATGGTAattcacactggagagaaacccttcagctgttcAGAGTGTGGTAAGAGTTTTTCCTGGCAATCAATTTTGGCAAAGCATGTGAAAATTCATGTCAAGGAAAAAGCTATTGGACAGTCTGAGTGTGAAGAAAGATTGAACCAGGACAAGCACATGTTGGTTAATACTGTACAGAAGCTCTTTAGATGCTCTGAGTGTGGTCAAAGTTTTCACCGTAAAGGTAATCTGACCACACACACGAGAACTCattcaggagagaaaccatttcgatgctctgagtgtggtaaaacatTTAGCCACAGAAGTAATCTGGTCACACACAGGAGAACGCattcaggagagaaacccttcagctgttctgagtgtggtaaaaaattTAGCCAACAACATCACGTTACATATCATATGAGGCATCACACAGGAGataaacccttcagctgctttgaatgtggaaaaagttttaCCCTCAATGGAAATCTGACCAGACACATGTTTTGTTCACATGCAAGTGAAACTCATCAGCTCAACTAA